The window CCAGTCTTACAAGAGCTATATATATTCGAAATCGTAATCAACCATTCTGCATTACCTACATCTTCTAAGGAAGCCGCATAAACAAAACCTTCAAGAGGTAGGCACTAGGCAGTCCGCACCAATGCAGGATAACAATTTTCAGATGCAAGAAAGCAGAGTAAATGAGGAGTAACTAACCAGTAGTGTGATACAAAGAGCAACGGAGGACTAATCATCTAACCGAAGTAAACTCTCTTGATACTGAATCATGTTAATATTAGAGCCCTCAATCCAATACATGCCACGCTTGTCCTCTTCTTTGTGAAGAATCTTTATCCACCCAGTCCCGTCGGCATAACTAGTTCCGTAATCCTCATCCTCAATTACATTGTATATGTGGGCAGCAATACTAGTTCCCAAAACCACCACAGAACCAAAACCCCATTGGTCCTTTGGCGGACACAGAAACTTAAAGCTAAAGAGCTTAGTCCATGAGTCAAGCACACCATATTCTTTCATTACCCAAACACAAATACAGTCACTAGCATGCCCAGTTGAAAACGCAAAAGACAGGCAACCTTCAGCAGTAACCCCTAGATCAGCGCACTGATTTATATTATATTCATCATAATAATCAGGCAGTGTCATTTTCCTGAACTTCTCCTGAGCCAAATCAAAAGCCATGACGCCGTTACCGTGAGAAATCCAATGAAGCGCCTCATTCAAAAGGGTCCCCCGAATAGAAAAAGGACATGATTCCGGAAAGACCTCAAGTCGTTTCCAAGTTTGAGCTCTGGACGAGAAAACGCTGTACTGAGCGGAGCGTATGAAAAGTTTGTATTCGTCGGTGGCCGACAAATAACCAACACCATAACGGAACGAATGATTCTCGTCATATAAAAGACCCGGGTCAGGTAATTCCTTGAAGAATCCAGTTGATGGGTTCCAGACACAGAACACTTTCTTACTAAATGCGAGAAATACAATACCGTTACAGGAGCCCAGTAGCGAGATACTGGTGGTAGGTGACGGGGAAGGAAATTTGAGCTCCCTGACAGAGGAATGATGTCCAAACGACGGCGTCTCCAGATCCAGGGATTTGAATAGAGGAAGGCCTGGAGTAAAGGAGCAGAGGAGTCTGGCGCAAAGGAGTCTGTGATGCAGGATTTTGCGGTCATGCGCGGCATGAAATTGGGACTTTGCGAAATTTGGGTCGGAGAGAATGATGGAACGGAAGCGTTTGGAAACGCAGGTGAATCGGATTAAGGATTTAACGGGAAGCCAGGAGAGGATGATCACTGTGATCTCTTCGGGTAAGGCCATTGTTTGGAAACGAAATGATGAACTAGGGTTTGAGGGTGTGGTTACTGAGACCGAAGAAGAGTGATGGGGAGAGTGACCGAGTGATATAGGGGACAGTCGTGGGCCTGACTGCCTCAGCCCAACATTTCCTCTTTATGAAGAAAATAGTCGGTCCACTAATCAATACAAGTAGACTAGTCAAGTATCTCAAAAAGTCCAAATTTTACTTACAACTTTTTTAGTCATTATTTTCTTCTAATTATACAAAAGAAAAACACAAAACTTTGAGAAACTCTCTCTCCTAGTTCGATCCAAATGGGACATTAGGGACCCAACAACTAATGGGACATTAGGGACCCAACAAGGGGAACTTACTGAAACCAAATTAAAAGAGTATGAGCACTAGCAGTCACTTGATAATATGCATTATCAGTGGCGGATCCAAGAATTAAAACCAGGTGAGACTTGAATTTTTCACTATAGAAACAAAAGAAAAAAAAACTCGACGATACGTGAATAACGATTGAAAAGAAGTATACACCCAAACGGTCAGACTTGGGGCCGTAATGAGCCTAAACTCTTAAATGCATGCTTATACAAAACAACATTCATACAATTTTGCATATGTAACACAAAAAAAGCTAAATAAACATGCTAATGCAATACAAAATATATATGTAATAAACATCTCGCTTGATATTTACATTTGATATGAAGACTAATTTAGAATTTCAGATGGTAAAGAGTGAGATATTGAGATGGATTGATTGGGTGCAGTGGAGGAGTAGAGGAGTGAATTTGGACTGCCTGACTGACTCACTGTGTGTGACAATAGCTTTGCAAGCCAGAAGAAGAAGACAACAAAGAGAGGAGTTTTGGACGTTTAGACTTCTTATCTATGTGCATGGTTGATATATCCCTCTTTTTAACAAAATCAGATGAAACATTAGTTGGGCAATTGTAGCGGGCTAACATTGGCTAGTAATTTAGTGGGACTTGGGCTGGACAAAAACCTTACAATCATTATAAGAAAAAGAAAAGTAAGAAATCTATATGTGAGTAATTTTTTCCCCCAAATATTTTGAGTTATAGTTATACCGTAGATCCGCCCCTATGCATTCCATGTTTGTACGTAGTTGAGATAATTCTGTTATTATTTATTTGAAGAGGTTCTCTTGCTATGCTTTGTAATTTGGAGTTTAGACTCCATGTCACTCTTTACGTATTCAATTTTATTAATCAAGGCACCCTCGAGCACCGGCCTTTTACTTCAAAAAAACAAATATATATTGCCATATATGCTGATAAGTAGGTAAAAACTATGTACATTTGCATCTTGAGAAAAACCTTTACATTTTTGGTTCTCAAAATAGCATAAGCTTTTCCCAAATTTATATGACGCTCCATGAGATGAACTGAAACAAACTACATTTATGATATAGAACAGCTTGCACAAACATTTAAGACACAGCTTGCTAGGAAGGCAAAGAAAACAAAGTCAAAGCAGCAGCTTTGAATCTGCAAAGCAGTAGCTTTGAATCTGCAAAGTAGTAGCTTTGTTCCTGCATATTTTCTATCAGCATTGGGATTATTTTACTTTCTATGTTTTCATTAGGATTTAAGGTTTATTTAGAATAAATGATTCCTAGTTCTAGTATGATTAGGTTTATTTCTATGCCTATATAAGGCCCCTGCTAAATTGTATTTTCATTCAAGTTATCAATAAGAAAACCTAAAAAAATTAGAGTAGAAACTCTTGTGTTTTAGGCTTGTGCCTGTGTTTTGCTAGTGGATTCTAGCTTACTCCATAAGGTTTCGACGCTTGACGAAACCTTGTTTCTATCATGATTACGCTTCCGTATCATTTGGTAACCAGAGCCGGGATTCGCCCACTCAATGGGAGACGATTCAGTAGACGAAATCACCATCACCAACTTCGCCGACGCTGGTCGTGCGATTAAAGACATTCAGAAGGATTTACGGGATCATTCGAAACTTGTAGCTGACCAATTCGAAATCTTCGACAGCAGACACAAGATTTTGTGAGAGAATCAGTGCAAGATGCAACAGAGGAAATTCGACAATTAATTTTGCAGATGAACGTAAATCCAATAGGAGATGCTCATCGCACCAACGGATTTGCCGGAGGTCATGGACATCGCCGAGAACGCCACATGGGAATTGATGATCAACGCGCTATGGGATTCGCCCGTAGACGTGGCCATCAACAAGGAGGTCAACGTATCGGAGGGTTTGAACGTGACCAAGACTTTGAAGAAA of the Fragaria vesca subsp. vesca linkage group LG6, FraVesHawaii_1.0, whole genome shotgun sequence genome contains:
- the LOC101302382 gene encoding F-box protein CPR30-like — its product is MALPEEITVIILSWLPVKSLIRFTCVSKRFRSIILSDPNFAKSQFHAAHDRKILHHRLLCARLLCSFTPGLPLFKSLDLETPSFGHHSSVRELKFPSPSPTTSISLLGSCNGIVFLAFSKKVFCVWNPSTGFFKELPDPGLLYDENHSFRYGVGYLSATDEYKLFIRSAQYSVFSSRAQTWKRLEVFPESCPFSIRGTLLNEALHWISHGNGVMAFDLAQEKFRKMTLPDYYDEYNINQCADLGVTAEGCLSFAFSTGHASDCICVWVMKEYGVLDSWTKLFSFKFLCPPKDQWGFGSVVVLGTSIAAHIYNVIEDEDYGTSYADGTGWIKILHKEEDKRGMYWIEGSNINMIQYQESLLRLDD